The sequence GGATTAGGATTTTTAATGTTTGGGATTCAAAAATTAATATCAAAAAATATGAAGAAAGGATTTAATTATTTTGGGTATAGTAATAGCTTCCGTATATTTACTGGAATTTTTGAAATAGCGTCAGCCATTACTATTAGTATTGGAATCTGGATCAAGCCATTAGCGATAATAGGGAGTTTGATGATCATCGTTACAATGATAGGTGCAATATTTACACATATTAAAATGAAAGATTCCTTTAACAAAATGTCAATACCACTCGTTTTATTAGTCCTTGGATCAATTGTAACCATAATAAATTTACTATAAAACCAAATGGATGAAATAAGTTTTATCAACTGTTTATGAGGCTTTAAGTCGATAAGGTCTTACAAATGATCAAAAAAATAAATTATACAAAACACCGCTATCCCATCGTGTACGGAAAGTGGTGTTTTGTTTATAAAATTTTGTCCCAATACTGAATGTGGTAGTTTCTTTTATGCCGCTAAGATGTTATAACCAAAAATACGTCCCCTTCCCTTTTAGACTTTTCAATAAACTATATCATGCATCTAAAACTACAAAAAAAGGAGTCAAACGTTTTATTCGCTCTTTCTTTTTTTCATCCTAATTTCCTCACCAGATGGGATAGACTTTTGAAATAAACTCTGTTCAGAAATATTCAGATTTTGATTATTGAACTGTAAGAACAAAAGCTAGAAGTGCCCGGGTAGCGGCGTACAGACCAGAGAACTTCTACAAAATAAAGAGAAACCTATTCAAGGGTTGTTTTTCTCCTTAAGCAGTAAATCAAAGACGAAGTTCGCACCCTCCTTGAAAAACCGCGATGTTTCGCTGTCGTCGTTCTTGCGTTGATGCTTTTCAAGAAGTCCTCTTTCTCCTTTAAAAGGGAAGCACTTTTCTACGTATCTTAAACATATTTCTTTAGCATTTGACTACATAGTTCCTACTGTTTATTAAATGGTACTTCGATACCTTCATCAATAAAAATTCCGTTTGCCATATTGATATAACTCATTGTATTTCGTATCCAATAGAGATCAGGCTTCACTTTAAATAAGTGAGTATTGTGTTGATCATCAAAAGATATAATATGGAAGTTTATATCTCGTTTAATCGTAAAACGCGTTTGATATTCATCAGAAAGTTGATAAATTCCCTCTATATGATCACTATTGTTTGCTAACGTAATACGGGGATGTTTTGGAGCATTAGGTTCTTTACTGTCTTGAGATTGCTTTAAGAACGCTAATATTTGTTGCTCATAAAAAGGGCTTATTTCTTCATTCGTTAAGAGAATAGTCATTGTTTCATTTGTCAAAGAACATAAACAATGTGAAGAATAACCAGGCCATCCACCCGAATGACCAAACGAATTCTCTTGAATTATAAAGCCATAGCCATATTTGTTATTTAAAGGAGTAGGAGTTAATGCGCGTTTTACAAGTTCAAGCGATACCAATCTACCTTGTATAAACCCTTTTAAAAATTTGGCAATCTCCTTCGCTGTAGAATAAATACCACCATCACCATAAAAGTTATATTTTTTATCAATATCTTTAAAAATAGGATCTTCTGATAAAGGAATGTATTTGTTATGGATATAATCAAATAGTTTACCGATAGCGAGTTGTTCAGACCTTGGCTTTGTTGTAGTATATGGAAGTTGCAAAGGATTGGCAATCATTTTTTGCAAATAATCCTCATAAGAGTATTCACTTGTTTGTTCAATAATTTTAGCTAGCAAGACATAGTTTGTATTAGTATAAAGCCAACCACACCCTGGCGGAAAATAAGGTTCTTTATTATATAAGATCCCTTCAATATCTTCTTGAAATGATAAGTTATCTATATACTCTGGAATACCAGATGTATGGGTTAGTAAATGTTTAATGGTCACATTTTGAAAGTTTTTAGTACGAAACCATTTTGTCAGCTTATCTTCAAAACTAATTAAATTTTTTTCTATTAACTGTAGTATCATCACAGAAGTGTACATTTTACTCAAAGAAGCGATGTTAAATAATGTATTTTTTGTAATAGGTACTGAATCATTCATATCTGCAAAGCCTAATGTTAAATGTAAGCTCTCGTTGTTACCCTTCTCTATATAGACAGCACCATTGAATTGTATTCTTTCAAGTGTAGTATGAATGGTTTGAAACATATTTAACCCCCCTTATTAAATTAGATATCTAACATATTTCATGTAAAGGATTCACACGAACTCTTTTAAAGCAATCTTTTTTAGTTTCTTTGTAATTCGTTCCAGTTCATTAAGTTCTGAGAAAGTCAATTTAGAAAATAAACGGTCAGCGACAGCTCGCTCAACATGCTCTTGTTTCTTAAAATACTCCCACCCTTTACTACCTAATGTGATAAAAATTTCACGACGATTTTCAGGGTTAATCGAACGATGAATGAACTGTTTTTTCTCCATCTTAGCAATAAGCTGACTGACAGCACTAGAACTAATGTTCATTTCTAAAGCAATCTCACCTACATTGATTTTTTTAGCATAATAAACAATATCTAACAGAACAGCTTGTTGCGTAGTAATATTACTAGCTAAATATTTTTTATAGTGTTTGTAAATGAGACGATTAATGGCATAATCAGATTCATTAATTTGTTTCACTTGTTCATAAAGTCCCAACCGGATCACCCCTCTGATATATTAGATACCTAACATGTTAGAGGATGATCTAAAAAAAGTCAATATTCTTTGATAATAAATGATAATCACCATAGGTTGCTCCACCATGACGATAAGCTACAGAGTTTTTAATACGATTGATGTAAATAAAGGTAACAAAAATGCAACGTTATATAAATAATAGTTTTTCAATTATAACTGAATTAGAGAGGATAGTTCTTTCCTTATCAATACTTCATTTAAAATTAAAGTAAAGATAGGCACCTATTTTGCTTGAACATAATGTTTGATTCAAATAGATACTACAAACCTTCGATAAACGACAAAATGAAAGATCACATTTCGAAAAATAATTGATCACACACGCTATTACTTATATTCAATTGAACTATTATTTATAAATAAGGTTGATCTTTTCAGTTACCCTTATTCAATTAAAGTGCCTGATTATAGACGAATGAAATCGAAATAAAGCTCAAATGTCATTTCCGACTGTATGGGCCAGTAACTTTTAAACATGTAGAAGTGCCATATCATTGCAATAAGATTTACTTTATAACTAG is a genomic window of Virgibacillus proomii containing:
- a CDS encoding DoxX family protein, producing the protein MIILSIVLQIILGLGFLMFGIQKLISKNMKKGFNYFGYSNSFRIFTGIFEIASAITISIGIWIKPLAIIGSLMIIVTMIGAIFTHIKMKDSFNKMSIPLVLLVLGSIVTIINLL
- a CDS encoding serine hydrolase domain-containing protein, whose product is MFQTIHTTLERIQFNGAVYIEKGNNESLHLTLGFADMNDSVPITKNTLFNIASLSKMYTSVMILQLIEKNLISFEDKLTKWFRTKNFQNVTIKHLLTHTSGIPEYIDNLSFQEDIEGILYNKEPYFPPGCGWLYTNTNYVLLAKIIEQTSEYSYEDYLQKMIANPLQLPYTTTKPRSEQLAIGKLFDYIHNKYIPLSEDPIFKDIDKKYNFYGDGGIYSTAKEIAKFLKGFIQGRLVSLELVKRALTPTPLNNKYGYGFIIQENSFGHSGGWPGYSSHCLCSLTNETMTILLTNEEISPFYEQQILAFLKQSQDSKEPNAPKHPRITLANNSDHIEGIYQLSDEYQTRFTIKRDINFHIISFDDQHNTHLFKVKPDLYWIRNTMSYINMANGIFIDEGIEVPFNKQ
- a CDS encoding MarR family winged helix-turn-helix transcriptional regulator — encoded protein: MGLYEQVKQINESDYAINRLIYKHYKKYLASNITTQQAVLLDIVYYAKKINVGEIALEMNISSSAVSQLIAKMEKKQFIHRSINPENRREIFITLGSKGWEYFKKQEHVERAVADRLFSKLTFSELNELERITKKLKKIALKEFV